GTCAAAGGCGTCCCTGACCAGGGCCACCAGCTCCTCATGGTCATGGGGCGCCTGGCGCACGCTGAACTCTGGTCCCAGGGGGTAGGTCCCAGTGCGCTGGGCATAGTAACGATTCAACAGGGCCAGCACCCCCGCTTCTTTAATCGCTCCCCGCAGCATGAACTGAAAGTCGGTGGTGCCCGATTCAGGCCCCTGGCTAAACCAGACGGTTTCCTTGCCGTCGTTGCCCCGGCCATGGTTAGGGGCATAGTGGACGAAGAAGGAATCGGCCAGCCCCTGGGCTGCGGCCGCTGCCAGCAAGTCTTCCATTAATGCTGCCATGGCGTGTTGCAAGGCGTTGTAGGTGGCTGGATCATCCTGGAGTAGCTCATGGAAGGTGTTCAGGTTGGCCGTGGGCGAGGCCACGTTCTCTAAGGCCGAGGCGGCAATGCCCGGCTCTAGGGTGGCATCGTCAAGGTTGGTGGGGTGATCTCGGAAAAAGGCCCGCAGCCGCTGCCGAATCTGCTCTGGAACCGATCGCAAAAACGCCAACTCAGCCTCACTGACCCCGGGATGGGCTAACTCACCCTGGCGAGTCTGCCACTGCACCCCGCCTGCTGCTAAGCCCGGCAGATAGAGCCCCCGTTGCCGCACCTGGGCAGCATCCCCATAGGCCCGCTCGATGATGCCATTGACGCCGCGTTGGCCGATGTGTTCGCCGTTGGTGAGCACATAGAAATGGCCATCGAAGGCCTGGGTGGCCTCCACATAGGCGGGTTGGATGGTGCGATGGCGGGGATCCTTCACCAAGCCCATGCAGACACCATCTAAATCCTGGATAATTAATAGGTTTTCCGTGGTGGCCAATAACTCCTCAAAGCGATCGTGATCCAAAGAGTAGGTCTGCTGGTGGAGCGGTTGGGAAGAGGCTATGGCCATGGCTAGTCGCTGGAATGCATCGACGCGATTTACCCCTTCACCCTACCAGGGTCTTCTGATGCTGCAACCCCTGGTCTGCCACGGCTGTTGCCACCAGTGATCTGAACTCGTTGTCGTCACGTTCTTGCCAGTTTGGCTGCCAGTGCAACTCATCGAGCTCAATGTGCTTCAGCCCCAATCTGGTCGACAACCTCCTGGCCAGGGTGGACTTGCCACTGCAACTCGATCCAATCGCTACGATGCGTTTCAGAGAAGATACAACCATCGGTAGACTATTACCCTCCTCATCCCCGTTAAGAAATCCAAACAGGTGGGGAATTCCCGCCGTCACCGTCGTCTTGATCATATTTTCCTGATGTAAACTGTATATAGAGCTACAGTTTGAGGAATAAATCTCTGCTGTACCTGCCACTAACGTGTTCTATTGCGGAGATATCAACTATGCAACTGTCCTATCGCGGTGCCCACTACGAAGCAACGATTCCTAACCTGGAAGCCGACAACATCGAGGAAATCGGGCGCTATCGTGGTGCCACGATGACGCGTAAGCACTTCAAGGTCGCTCAGCCCCACCATGGCCGGGTTGAATTGACCTACCGCGGCGTTAAGTACAGCCACGAGGTTTGAGCTTCGCGGTGGTTGGCTAGCTGAGCCCTAACCCTGGAAGTAGAGCCTGAGTAGGCAGGACTATGGCACACGCCCATGTCCTAAGATATGAGATTATGCGATCGCAACTGT
This portion of the Halomicronema hongdechloris C2206 genome encodes:
- the stpA gene encoding glucosylglycerol 3-phosphatase produces the protein MAIASSQPLHQQTYSLDHDRFEELLATTENLLIIQDLDGVCMGLVKDPRHRTIQPAYVEATQAFDGHFYVLTNGEHIGQRGVNGIIERAYGDAAQVRQRGLYLPGLAAGGVQWQTRQGELAHPGVSEAELAFLRSVPEQIRQRLRAFFRDHPTNLDDATLEPGIAASALENVASPTANLNTFHELLQDDPATYNALQHAMAALMEDLLAAAAAQGLADSFFVHYAPNHGRGNDGKETVWFSQGPESGTTDFQFMLRGAIKEAGVLALLNRYYAQRTGTYPLGPEFSVRQAPHDHEELVALVRDAFDPAQMPTLVGVGDTVTSQVFEVDGRPVAKRGGSDRNFLQLIQDIGRLYDNGNVVTYVDSSGGELKNRKALQIETVAGHLQVVAGPGDPRDSEDPLTLNVVFPGGYQQYCATFQAAARRRD
- a CDS encoding P-loop NTPase family protein; amino-acid sequence: MIKTTVTAGIPHLFGFLNGDEEGNSLPMVVSSLKRIVAIGSSCSGKSTLARRLSTRLGLKHIELDELHWQPNWQERDDNEFRSLVATAVADQGLQHQKTLVG
- a CDS encoding DUF4278 domain-containing protein; the encoded protein is MQLSYRGAHYEATIPNLEADNIEEIGRYRGATMTRKHFKVAQPHHGRVELTYRGVKYSHEV